The genomic stretch GATTGAATGTCTTTATGTTTCTTACCAATTCTTGGGCTGATTAACTTCAAATTGAACAAAAGAATCGGTGAAATTTCTTATGCTCATTTGGTGTTCGACGAAATGCCTAGCTAAAAGTTCTTATTGAAAGATGCTttatttgcaattttttttctttcctcgtGGAAAAAATCGGTTAAGTTGGTCAATTCGCTTCCTCacgtttgagaaattttgatgCATTGCTGTCTTCTGTTTTTCCGTCTCTCATGATTATGTAAAAGCTTCAAGGAAAAGGCTGTGCAGACAAATTTGCCCCTCAAAAAGTTGATTTCCATCTCTCCTAACGGCACAAATACACGGAGTGACCAAAACGGTATAGATTTACTAGTTCAGTGACATTTCgcgctaataaaaaagtttagtgaccagaaccggcactttgaaatagtttagtgacatttcgcgcaatTCGCTCTATTTATGATAGCTGTCTAAATTTTTGAGTCGAGATCCTCTGTCTAATATTTTGTGTCCACTTTCGTGTCCAGTGCAAATCTACGTAGTTCCACTTATTatatactccctccctttttttataactgacgtttaagaaatttgctcttaagtacttttatctgtcgttttattatccccatgcagcattaattattttttcacaattttatccttttatctctcttttccaatacagggttcttaattactactTTTAGTTAATTTGCATTGCTTTTGGCCTAGTAAAACAGCACCATTTAGtactctagtgagagaaaatatggatgaattggacaattaatgagggtacaaaaggaaagtagtgtatagatttaaacaatgaaaatcttttcttaattgatgtgcaaaaccttaaacgtcagttataaaaaaagggagggagtatgCTGATGTGacacataaaaaagaaaagttgttTGGCTGCCTTATGctacttcttttttcttttcttttggatttcctttgtttACACAACTTTGTTACAATTCCCAAAACCCTATTGCTACCGTATGTTTTAACCCAAAACTTGTTACCACTGTTTTTTGTCTAGAAGACAAAGGAAGTTCTTCAACAAAACAATTTTTTGGGAACCTTATTATTAAGCCAaacaatttttttccctttgttttaGCATAAGGCAGCCAAACAACTGAGTTGGTTAGATTTCGGTTTAAACACATATAAAACAatttatatttttgaaattgaTATCGACATAAAGGAATTTAAGACCAAAAAAAATTGGTTCGGGAAACACGAAAACAAGAATATGATCATATAGCACTTCTTTCATAATTCAGGCCAAAGAATGACGATATATTAAAGAGTTCTACAAGTAATGTTTGATAACTTATATATTCTATTCTCGTGTTTGATGTAGATCTTTTGAGTTGGAAAGTCGTTTCCCTCGTAAACCTCATTCTAACTTTTTCCTAAAACCTTCATTCCTcacaaaattctaaaaaaaagtTCCGAATAGCCCAAAATCATTGAGGTTAAGTTTATCCTCATACATCTCTTTACACTATTACCAAATATTAGGCAACAATACTTACCTAGTCCAATACTACTTGATAATGATATGATGGGTAGACAACTTTGCTTTCTAACAAAATTCAGAAGTTGGTCAATTAAGCGAGCATATATAgcttttgaaagaaaaatgtgatcaTGAGAACATTTTACTATGTTTTGAGGAATTTGAAGGCATATTTCGGAAAGTTACTAAGGTCATTTATAGTTATTCAAATGTGGACTTATCCAACGCGGTAGTAAAACGTCAACCAACTCAAGTCTAGTACCAGTGTCTTTTGAGGGTGCCGCTCGATGCCTGCAGATGGTAAACAAATCCAGATTAAGAGCAGACTTTTTTTCTCGGGAGAAGAATTTGACTGCCCTCCCAACAGAAAATGTTTTAAAACTGCGTCATTACAACTAAGTATGCAAATTAATCTTAAACAATTCTTTGTAATCATGCATTAAGAGAAACACAGTTCAAACAGCATTAACATGTATTATTCTCATATCAACCATTTGAGGATTAATCTTTCCCGGCCGTCATCCAAATATTATACTCGTTTGTGCTATACTTTACTACATCACATATCCCAGCGTCAAACCAAGTGAGTCTAAGCAGAGGACAGCAATCTCCTCTTCTACATGGTCAAGAATTAGCATACAGTTTAAGCATCAATTCAATAATCATCAACAAGGAGACAAATGCGACGATAATGCTGTCTTCCAATCTTTCAATACCATTATCTGGAGCACTTGATCAGTAATTGCAAGTGACCAAAGCACCAGAAGTGAAGAATGCGACTAACCTATTGGACCTATTAGATACAAAATTCATGATCTTTATTTACTGGAATTCAGAGTAAAAAGTGAAACTGGAGGAAAGGCAGCAAGCAGTCAACTCTATCAACTTGATTTCAACGGTGCCAAGGCCGATCAAAAGATGTTCTCAATGGTTATGTCTTTCTAACTTGATGCGTATACTAGTACTGCCTAAAAGTACTTCTATCTGCATTTACACTGGTTTATTGCTTTTTTCCTTGGTAACCCATTCAAAGTTCGACACTATCAGTACGCAGATCCTCATGTCTCTATAGCCAAACCCTGGAAATGTAGATCCAATGTCCCCAGACAACCTGGCAGAGAATGATGAGACCAGCATCCTAATGatcaaaaatgaaatgaaactGATACTAAGGGTACCTGTTTATGCCACCTAGCTGCAGCATACTGGTTGAACTTTCGTCACTTTCCAGCTAAAAGATACGCAAAAAATGAACTCATGTGCAGAAGTAAATGTTCAATAACTAAATTTAACCTCAAAAGCAATGTATCTTTTCAGTGACAAGAAGCATCAAGTTCATCAAATGTTCTGAATTGGCACGTGAAAAAATTTTAGAACTTCAGAGTAGATGTTTAATGTGCCTTAGAAAATGACTGAAGCAAAAGTGGGACATGATCAGTGTCACCACATGCATTAATAAAATCAAATACCAAGCCTCATGATGTATCTAGATTCTGCTGTCTAAAAACCTATTTGAAACATTCTTCGCTTCTAGATTAAAACCCCAAAACAGAAGATAAGAGTTATTCACAAGTATcagaaaacaacaaaacaaatttGCAGAACTTTCATTCTCTGTAGATTCATCAGTTCCACAAGTCAGAATACGCCATTCAATTTTGATACTAACTGCACCTGGTAGAAAGAGGAAAATGACAAGAAGAAACAGTCCCAAATTAACATTCTTCTGTATGTTGATACCAAAACTATTATGTTGCAGCCAAAGACCTCAAACAGTTTTAAGTTCTTAATTGTAATTTTGCAGCTCAAAAGATGCTAATGCTAGCAACAAGCTATTAATTTAATCCAATTAATGTGTTCCTATCTATGGATAAAATGACGCCAGAATTTACCTTCAAGATTGACCAGGAACATTCTGAAGTAGACATCTAGCATTGTGCAAAACAGCATTAGTCTCCTCATTTGAGGCATCAAGCAACTGTAGTTCCTGAATCTCCTCCTCCCACTTAGCCATCTGTTCCTTGTGGATTCTGTAGACAAACATGcttcaagaaaaaaatttttgctACAACCTGATCTTGAAAGCCTAATACCTATTTTTTAAATGACTCACTGAAATAATCTTTCTTCAAATTCTTTACTAATATCCTCCAGCATTGACTTCCCTGATTCCAGCAGCTCAGACACCTTCATCAAGTAAAAATGAAATTCAGCACAGAATTTATATTCAAACAAACTGAAACCAAGGCCAGCATAATCACTTGCAATCAAGGAAGGTTTATCTTTCAAACTTTCACTTCTAGAATTACATCATGCCTAAGCGAATAGGACTGTTTTCctttatatatttttctggCTCTTTTGAATTTTGGACTCCCCGCATTTTACTTTACTCCtcaactgatttttttttttttcacgaaAAGACAGGGTAGAGCAAAGCTACCAGCTGAGTAAAGCGATTAATCTTCTCATGAATGTGAGCAATCTCCACCAGCATTTGCTCAGAGCCAACAATGGTGTTGCCCTCACCCTCAGTGTCTTCCCCTGAAGCCCTCACAATTGCATTACTATCATCCGCAGCCACGCTATCCATCTGTTTGATTTAGTTACAGAAACAAAGTTATCGTTTAACTATAACGTTATCAGCATTTTACAGATCAGAATGCCAAAGGTACAGAATCATACTGAAGGTTTCATGCGCTTCACCGTCTCACTGTACTCTCCAGTTTCCATTTCACCTTGTAGTTGCAAATACTGCAGAAATTTATTAACCACTGAGAACCAATCCTTATATCACGATCACTCGATCAAATCAGGCACAAATAAATTCCTCCGATATTTTCCAATCTTACCAGTTTTTTTTCTCGTAATGTAGAAGATGAATATCAACCAGGAAAACTGAACAGAAAAGGAATGGAACAAACATATAAAGCAAACACATGGCCAGAAAAAATTTTATCTGTAAAATTTCGCTCGCGATCACAACATCGATACTCTAGTATCAAAAT from Coffea eugenioides isolate CCC68of chromosome 8, Ceug_1.0, whole genome shotgun sequence encodes the following:
- the LOC113781673 gene encoding uncharacterized protein LOC113781673 encodes the protein METGEYSETVKRMKPSMDSVAADDSNAIVRASGEDTEGEGNTIVGSEQMLVEIAHIHEKINRFTQLVSELLESGKSMLEDISKEFEERLFQIHKEQMAKWEEEIQELQLLDASNEETNAVLHNARCLLQNVPGQS